A genomic region of Luteibacter aegosomatissinici contains the following coding sequences:
- a CDS encoding ribonucleoside-diphosphate reductase subunit alpha: MDSAARERTETADTAATPTTSSDKAPAAGYREDAPPAFALTPPHNPGQMRVTKRNGGQETVDVNKIVRAVTRSADGLFAVDPMRVALKTIGGLYDGATTQELDQLSIRTSAALTAEEPEYGQLAARLLSAFIDKEVSGQEIQSFSQSINIGGELGILNERLRAFVSANARKLNDAIDLNASRRFEYFGLRTVYDRYLLRHPTKRHVIETPQYFFMRIACALGGNDVAETLELYRMLSSLEYLASSPTLFNAGTAHEQLSSCFLLDSPQDDLASIYSKYGDVAQLSKFAGGIGLAYSRIRSRGSLIRGTNGHSNGLVPWLKTLDASVAAVNQGGKRKGAACVYLESWHADIEEFLELRENTGDDARRTHNLNLANWVPDLFMRRVETDGDWSLFDPKIVPHFVDTWGETFEAAYAKAEAEGLATKQVKARELYARMLRSLAQTGNGWMTFKDRSNATSNQTAKPQNVIHLSNLCTEILEVTNEGETAVCNLGSVNLARHVVDGAFDFEKLATTVRTAVRQLNRVIDLNFYPIDTARTANMKWRPVGLGVMGLQDVFFKLRLRFDSDEARELSTRISEEIYFHALSQSNEIAERDGSHPGFDESRAANGELQFDYWPAATPNGKDGRWAELREKVKTHGLRNSLLIAIAPTATIASIAGCYECIEPQVSNLFKRETLSGDFLVVNRHLVEELKTLGLWTAEIRDQIKLAEGSVQGINAIPAELRAIYRTVWELPQKSLIDLAAARGAYIDQSQSLNLFMENPNIGQLSSMYMYAWKSGVKTTYYLRSRPATRIAKTTVSAAAAAPVAPVVNTQEQAEAAVFCSLENPEYCEACQ; this comes from the coding sequence ATGGATTCCGCAGCGCGCGAGCGCACCGAGACGGCCGACACGGCCGCCACCCCCACCACCAGCAGCGACAAGGCCCCGGCAGCGGGCTACCGCGAAGACGCCCCGCCGGCGTTTGCCCTTACCCCTCCGCATAACCCGGGCCAGATGCGCGTCACCAAGCGCAACGGCGGCCAGGAAACCGTGGATGTGAACAAGATCGTGCGCGCGGTAACGCGCAGCGCCGATGGCCTGTTCGCGGTCGATCCCATGCGCGTGGCGCTGAAGACGATCGGCGGCCTGTACGACGGTGCCACCACGCAGGAGCTCGATCAGCTCTCCATCCGTACCTCCGCCGCGCTCACGGCCGAGGAGCCGGAATACGGCCAGCTCGCCGCGCGCCTGCTCTCCGCCTTCATCGACAAGGAAGTGAGCGGCCAGGAAATCCAGTCGTTCTCGCAGTCGATCAACATCGGCGGTGAGCTGGGCATTCTCAATGAACGCTTGCGCGCGTTCGTCAGCGCCAACGCGCGCAAGCTCAACGATGCGATCGACCTGAACGCCTCGCGCCGTTTCGAGTACTTCGGCCTGCGTACGGTGTACGACCGCTACCTGCTGCGCCACCCGACCAAGCGCCACGTCATCGAGACGCCGCAGTACTTCTTCATGCGCATTGCCTGCGCGCTCGGCGGCAACGATGTCGCCGAGACGCTGGAGCTGTACCGCATGCTCTCGTCGCTCGAGTACCTGGCCAGCTCGCCCACGCTGTTCAATGCCGGCACGGCACACGAGCAGCTGTCGTCGTGCTTCCTGCTCGATTCGCCGCAGGATGACCTGGCGTCGATCTACTCGAAGTACGGCGATGTCGCGCAGTTGTCCAAGTTCGCCGGCGGCATCGGCCTGGCCTACTCGCGCATCCGCTCGCGCGGTTCGCTCATCCGCGGTACCAATGGCCATTCCAACGGCCTGGTGCCCTGGCTGAAGACGCTCGACGCCTCCGTCGCCGCGGTGAACCAGGGCGGCAAGCGCAAGGGCGCGGCCTGCGTGTACCTGGAAAGCTGGCACGCCGATATCGAGGAATTCCTCGAGCTGCGTGAAAACACCGGCGACGACGCCCGCCGCACGCACAACCTGAACCTGGCGAACTGGGTGCCGGATCTGTTCATGCGCCGGGTCGAGACCGATGGCGACTGGTCGCTGTTCGATCCGAAGATCGTGCCGCACTTCGTCGACACCTGGGGCGAGACGTTCGAAGCCGCCTACGCCAAGGCGGAAGCGGAAGGCCTGGCCACGAAGCAGGTGAAGGCGCGTGAGCTTTACGCGCGCATGCTGCGTTCGCTGGCCCAGACCGGCAACGGCTGGATGACCTTCAAGGATCGCTCCAACGCCACCAGCAACCAGACGGCGAAGCCGCAGAACGTTATCCACCTTTCGAACCTGTGCACCGAGATCCTCGAGGTGACCAACGAGGGCGAGACGGCGGTATGCAACCTGGGTTCGGTGAACCTGGCCCGCCACGTCGTGGATGGCGCGTTCGATTTCGAGAAGCTTGCGACCACCGTGCGTACGGCCGTGCGCCAGCTCAACCGCGTGATCGACCTGAACTTCTACCCGATCGATACCGCGCGCACCGCGAACATGAAGTGGCGCCCGGTGGGCCTGGGCGTGATGGGCCTGCAGGATGTGTTCTTCAAGCTGCGCCTGCGCTTCGATTCGGATGAAGCCCGCGAGCTGTCCACGCGCATTTCGGAAGAGATTTACTTCCACGCGCTGTCGCAGTCCAACGAGATCGCCGAGCGCGACGGGTCCCACCCGGGCTTCGACGAGAGCCGCGCCGCCAACGGCGAGCTCCAGTTCGATTACTGGCCGGCCGCCACGCCGAACGGCAAGGATGGCCGCTGGGCCGAACTGCGCGAGAAGGTGAAGACGCACGGCCTGCGTAACTCGCTGCTCATCGCCATCGCGCCGACCGCCACCATCGCGTCCATCGCCGGTTGCTACGAGTGCATCGAGCCGCAGGTATCCAACCTGTTCAAACGCGAAACGCTGTCGGGCGATTTCCTCGTGGTGAACCGCCACCTGGTCGAAGAGCTGAAGACGCTGGGCTTGTGGACCGCCGAGATCCGCGACCAGATCAAGCTGGCCGAAGGTTCGGTGCAGGGCATCAACGCCATTCCGGCTGAACTGCGCGCCATCTACCGCACCGTGTGGGAGCTGCCGCAGAAGTCGCTGATCGACCTGGCCGCCGCGCGCGGTGCCTACATCGACCAGAGCCAGTCGCTGAACCTGTTCATGGAAAACCCGAACATCGGCCAGCTCTCGTCCATGTACATGTACGCATGGAAATCCGGCGTAAAGACCACGTACTACCTGCGCTCGCGCCCCGCCACCCGCATTGCGAAGACGACGGTCAGCGCCGCCGCTGCCGCGCCGGTCGCGCCGGTGGTGAACACGCAGGAACAGGCCGAGGCCGCGGTGTTCTGCTCGCTCGAGAACCCCGAGTACTGCGAAGCCTGCCAGTAA